The genome window AATATTTACAAAGTTATCAAAAAAAAACATAAATATTGTCTTTCATATAGGCATAATATTTATCTTAAGTTACTGAATATTATTTTGTAATAAGCTATTTAACATTATCTGTTAATAGATTATTTAGGAATCTCATCAACCTAAAAATATTATAAAAAATTTAACTATGCTAATGATAATGGTTTTATTTTAGTTGCTAAAAAGTCTATTAATCATTAGATAAATAACCATTGTAAAAATATGTCCCCTTCTGTGTCCTTAAATTATGAGGAAATAAAGAAATATCTGGCTATTATTGAATATAATAGCGATGCAATCATATTATTTGAGCCTATTGCTCAGAAAATAAATGTTAACTCCATAGGGAAAAAGTTATTCTTTTCAAATTATCAAGAAGACGATTGTTTTGAAGATAGCTATAATTTTAAATCATTAAAAATTGAATGGTTAAAGGAATCCTTAAATCAATTTATTGAGCAAGATAAAAAAGAATTTCAGTATAAAAAACAAGCCCATACTAATGTTGGGTTAATTTGGCTAAATATTAAATTAATAAAAATTGCTAATTTTCCTAAATCATCGTTCTTTATTTTAGTTATCTGTAGAGATATAACTAAGTTAATTTACACTGAAAAAAAGCTAAAGGCGATCGCCTATCATCATACTAACGGATTAATGGTGACAGATCAAGAAGGAAAAGTATTATTTATCAATGACATTTGCAAAGAAATGTTTGAAGGAAAAGCCAATAAAATATTTGGCGAATTATTCGGCATTCCCCTTACCTCCCAAAAATCCACAGAAATTATCATTCCCCGTAAACAAGGGCAAATGTTGATGGTAAATATGGACGTAAAACCTATTCAGTGGGAAGACAAAAAAGCCTATTTAATCACCTTTGTGGATGTTACCCACACAAAAAAAATAGAAGAACAATTAACCTTTTTACATCAAGCATCAGAACAAAGTCCAGCATCCATCATTATTACCGATAACACAGGCGAAATTCAATATGTCAACTCAAAATTTGAAAGAGTAACAGGCTATTCCCGAGAAGAAGTCATCGGCAAAAATCCTCGTATCCTTAAATCAGGGGAAACCAGTAAACAGGAATATCAAAAAATATGGCAAACCATCTCCAGCGGTAAAGAATGGCATGGAGAATTTCATAATCGAAAAAAAAATGGCGAACTTTTTTGGGAAATAGCTTCTATTTCACCCATCAAAGATGAATACGGTATCATCACACACTATGTAGCCGTCAAAGAAGACATCACCGAAAAAAAACACCAAGAAGAATTACTATCCCATCAAGCCAACTATGACTATCTCACCGAATTACCCAATCGTCTTTTGGGTATGGAAAGACTAAAGCAAGAAATAAGTAAAGCCTACCGTGATAAATTATCCGTTGCCCTTATCTTCCTAGATTTAGATAACTTTAAAAATATAAATGACACCCTAGGGCATCAATATGGAGATGAATTATTAGTAGTAGTAGCCCAAAGGCTTCGTGGCTGTCTGAGGGAAAGTGATACCGTTGCCAGACTTGGGGGGGATGAGTTTTTGATTATAGTTTCTTCCCTTTCTTCTCCTGCCCAAGGGGAAATTATCGCCTCGAAACTACTCTATGCCATGAGAAAACCTTTTACCATCGCAGGTGAAAAAAGATTTGTTTCCGCCAGTATTGGTGTTACTTTCTATCCTCAAGATGGTGATACTATCCAAAATTTAATCAAAAATGCTGACTTAGCCATGTATGCTGCCAAGAAAAAAGGTAGAAATAACTTTAAGTTTTTTGATGCCCACATGAATAATGTAGCCCAAAAGAAAATGCTACAGGAAACCTATTTACGTAAAGCACTAAAAAATAATGAGCTATCTTTAGTTTATCAACCTATTTTTGAGATAAAAACAAATAGAATTATTGGGGTTGAGTCTTTAACTCGTTGGCACAATAATATTTTAGGGGATGTTTCTCCTGTAGAATTTATCCATATTGCCGAGGAAACTGGGTTAATTATTGATTTAGGAAAATGGTTATTGGAAACAGTATGTAAACAGTTATCTATATGGCAAAAACAAGGCATTTATATCTATGCGTCTATTAATTTATCTCCTCGACAATTTAGGGATACTCACCTTTTAGAAGTCATTTTAGAAACCACTACAAAATATCAAATACAACCAAAATATCTAAAACTAGAAATAACAGAGCAAGTATTATTAGAGGATATTCCCACCATAAAAGAGTTATTGTTTCACTTCAATTCCCTTGGTTTTGAGCTTTATTTAGATGATTTTGGTACAGGTTATTCATCCCTTAGCTATTTACGGAAATATCCCTTTCAATTAATAAAAATTGACCGTAGTTTTGTTTCAGATATAGAAAAAAGTGAAAAAAATAAAGCCCTGATTAAAACTATAATTTCTATGGCTTATAATCTCAATCTTTCGGTAATCGCTGAGGGGATTGAAACTTTCAATCAACTTAGGTTTTTAGAGTCAGAAAATTGTATCGCTGGGCAAGGTTATTTATTCAGTCGCCCCCTAGAAGCAGAAAAACTATTAGATTTTATTTCTGGCGTTGAAAGGTGAGAAAGGGGATAATACAATGGAAAGTGTTATTTTGTGATTAATTCTTATATTGTTAAACAATGGATTTTAAAGTTAATTCTAGTTCGTTTTTAGATTGGAGTGGGGATATTCTCGCCCTCGGGTTTTTTGAGGAGAAAACTGAGTTAACGGGAGATTTAGCTAGTTTAAATGACAAGTTAGATGGAGTTATTACTGAGTTAATCGAGGAAAATGATTTTAAAGGTAAGGATAACTCCAATGTAACCGCAAGGGTTGGTGCTAAAAGCCCTATTCGTAAAGTGATGTTGGTGGGTTTAGGCAAACAGGAAGATTGTACTTCTAATGGTATCAGATTAGCAGCAGGGGCGATCGCCCGTAGCGCCGCAAAAGAAAACGGTAAAACCCTAGGCATTGCTTTAGGCATCGAAGATTATGAAGGGGATACCGTTGCCCAAATGACAACCGAAGGGGTAATTCTTGCTTTACACAAAGATAACCGTTTCAAGTCTGATGCTAAGGATGAATTAAAACTAACTAATATTGATTTACTGGGTTTACAGGCTTCTGATAACGCCATCACCAAAGCCAAACAGATTACCGATGGCGTAATTTTAGCTAGGGAATTGGTAAACTCTCCCCCCAACGACATCAACCCCATTACCTTAACCAAAGTAGCCCAAGATTTAGCCAAGGATTACAACCTAGAATTAAAAATTTTAGAAAAAGAAGAATGCGAAAGTCTAGGCATGGGAGCATTTTTAGGAGTTGCCCAAGCCTCCGATATTCCTCCCAAATTTGTCCATCTCACCTACAAACCTCAAGGCACAGCAAAACGTAAGCTAGCTATCATCGGTAAGGGTTTAACCTTCGATTCTGGTGGTTTAAACCTCAAGGTATCGGGTAGTGGCATCGAAACCATGAAAATGGATATGGGAGGCGCAGCGGCTACTTTT of Cyanobacterium sp. HL-69 contains these proteins:
- a CDS encoding diguanylate cyclase/phosphodiesterase with PAS/PAC sensor(s), which codes for MSPSVSLNYEEIKKYLAIIEYNSDAIILFEPIAQKINVNSIGKKLFFSNYQEDDCFEDSYNFKSLKIEWLKESLNQFIEQDKKEFQYKKQAHTNVGLIWLNIKLIKIANFPKSSFFILVICRDITKLIYTEKKLKAIAYHHTNGLMVTDQEGKVLFINDICKEMFEGKANKIFGELFGIPLTSQKSTEIIIPRKQGQMLMVNMDVKPIQWEDKKAYLITFVDVTHTKKIEEQLTFLHQASEQSPASIIITDNTGEIQYVNSKFERVTGYSREEVIGKNPRILKSGETSKQEYQKIWQTISSGKEWHGEFHNRKKNGELFWEIASISPIKDEYGIITHYVAVKEDITEKKHQEELLSHQANYDYLTELPNRLLGMERLKQEISKAYRDKLSVALIFLDLDNFKNINDTLGHQYGDELLVVVAQRLRGCLRESDTVARLGGDEFLIIVSSLSSPAQGEIIASKLLYAMRKPFTIAGEKRFVSASIGVTFYPQDGDTIQNLIKNADLAMYAAKKKGRNNFKFFDAHMNNVAQKKMLQETYLRKALKNNELSLVYQPIFEIKTNRIIGVESLTRWHNNILGDVSPVEFIHIAEETGLIIDLGKWLLETVCKQLSIWQKQGIYIYASINLSPRQFRDTHLLEVILETTTKYQIQPKYLKLEITEQVLLEDIPTIKELLFHFNSLGFELYLDDFGTGYSSLSYLRKYPFQLIKIDRSFVSDIEKSEKNKALIKTIISMAYNLNLSVIAEGIETFNQLRFLESENCIAGQGYLFSRPLEAEKLLDFISGVER
- the pepA gene encoding leucyl aminopeptidase, with the protein product MDFKVNSSSFLDWSGDILALGFFEEKTELTGDLASLNDKLDGVITELIEENDFKGKDNSNVTARVGAKSPIRKVMLVGLGKQEDCTSNGIRLAAGAIARSAAKENGKTLGIALGIEDYEGDTVAQMTTEGVILALHKDNRFKSDAKDELKLTNIDLLGLQASDNAITKAKQITDGVILARELVNSPPNDINPITLTKVAQDLAKDYNLELKILEKEECESLGMGAFLGVAQASDIPPKFVHLTYKPQGTAKRKLAIIGKGLTFDSGGLNLKVSGSGIETMKMDMGGAAATFGAAKAIAQLKPDVEVHFISAITENMISGKAMHPGDILTASNGKTIEVNNTDAEGRLTLADALVYADKLGVDAMVDLATLTGACIVALGNDIAGLWTRDDKLAQDLRVASEGAGEKFWQMPMETDYFDIMKSAIADMKNTGSRAGGSITAALFLEQFVENTPWVHLDVAGPVWAEKPNSINNEGGTGFAVRTLVNWVLG